Genomic window (Streptomyces yatensis):
TCGTTCAGCGCCGCCGTGGAGCACTTGAAAATCTCGTCGATGAACGCGACATGCGCGGTCGTGGCGCGGCCGTCGTAGACCTGGCGGTACTCACCCCGGGCCAGCGCGGCGACGTCGATGGGACCGAACATCCTCGTCGGCGCGGTGAACTTCGACAGCAGGATCTCCCAGTAGGACGCCCCCTCGATCCGGCCCGTGAGTTCCCGGGCCATCTCGGATTTCGCCGTTCCGGGCGGGCCGAGCACCAGCGAGTGCTGCCCGGCGAGCAGCGTCACCACCAGCGTCCGCACCACGTCGGCCCGCTCGTAGAAACGATCCGACAGCTCGTCCCCGATCGCTCGCAGCCGCTTGGCCGTGTCCTGCGCGTCCTGTGCGCTGTCCAACTCAACTCCCTGCCTGCGACACCCTGTTGGGCTCACGAGACGGCCTTGCCGCGGCCTGCGCCCGATACCGCCCCGGTGTCGTGCCGAACTCCCTCTCGAAGGCGTGTGAGAGCGCGTACGGGCTGCCGTAGCCGACCCGGCCGGCGATGGTGGCCAGGGTATCGGGAGTGTCTCGGAGCAAGGTGGCGGCAAGGATCACGCGCCACCACGTGAGGTACGTCATCGGAGGGCGGCCGACGAGCGTGGTGAACCGGCGCGCCAGGGTGGGCCGGGAGACGCCCGCCTCCGCCGCCAGGCGGTCAATGCTCCATGGCGCGGCCGGGTTGGAGTGCATCGCCCGCAGGGCGGCGGCCGTCACCGGGTCGCCCAGTGCGCCGGGCCAGGCGCCGCAGGTGGTCTCGGCCATCCAGGAGCGGATCATGTAGACGAGGAGGAGGTCGAGCAGGTTCGGCAGCGCGACGCAGGAGCCGGGCCGGCTCTCGTCCAGCTCACCGGCGAGCAGGTCGATCGCGGCACGGAGTTCGAGGTGGCCGCCTACTCGGCGGGGAAGGTGGACGACCTCGGGCAGCTCCGCCATCAGCGGGTGCATACGGCTGCAGTCGAGCCAGTACGTGCCGCAGAGCATCTCGGTCTCGTAGTGATCAGGCTCGTAGTGATCAGGCTTGTAGCGATCAGGCCGGGCCCGCGGCCCTTCCGCCACGAGCCATTGCTCGAACGGCACCGCCTTCTCCTTCGCCACCGCCGCATCGACGGGGGAGTCGGCGATCACATGGCCCGTGCCATGGGGCAGCAGCACCGCGTCACCCACGCCGAGCGGCACCACGGTGCCGCCGTCGGTCAACAGCCAGCAGTAGCCCTTCACGACGACGTAGAAGCCCGCACCGTCATACGGGTCCAGCCGCGCGCACCAACTCCCACTCGTCCGCACCCGGTGGGACCGCGGATGGCCGAGGTGCACGGCAGAGATCGCGTCGCTCACCACATCCATGCGCCGAGGATAGCTCCCGTATGAGACATGAGACGGATGCGTATTTCGCTGAGCCGCATGCGCATTGAGGGGATCGTTCGGCCGTTCCTAGAGTCGAGCACATGATGAATGAGAACGAGCGGGTGCAGAGCATGGTGCTGGGGGATGTCGAGGTCATCCGGATCATTGAGTGGCACAGACCGTTCCTGCCCACCTCCGGCATGTTCCCGGGAGCCACCGCCGATGTGTGGAAGGAAAACGAGGACTGGCTGGCACCGGACCACTGGGAGCCGGACAGCGACCGGACGGTGGTTGCCCTGCAGACGTGGGTGCTGCGCAGCGGTGGGCGGACCGTCCTGGTGGACACCGGAGCGGGCAACGGGCGCGAGCGGCCCGGCATGGCGCCGTTCTTCCACCAGTGCCAGGGTGATTTCCTCGGTCTTCTGACGAGGGCCGGTGTGCGCCCGCGGGACGTCGACGTCGTCGTCAACACCCATCTCCACGTCGATCACGTCGGCTGGAACACCGTGGACGCGGACGGGGAGTGGGTGCCGACGTTCCCCAACGCCCAATACCTCATCCCGGCCGCCGACGACTCCCACTACGGCCCCGGCCATGCGCAGGGGAACGGGCTGCGGGAGGTCGACCGCCTGATCTACGAAGACAGCATCGCGCCCATCCACCGGGCCGGACAGGCCGTGCTCTGGGACGGCCGCCACCGCATCGACGAACACCTCACCCTGGAGTCCGCGCCCGGCCACACCCCCGGTTCGTCCGTGCTGCGGCTCGCCTCCGGGAGCGACCGGGCGGTTTTCGTCGGAGATCTGCTGCACAGCCCGGTGCAGATTCTCCAGCCCTGCTGCAACAGCGACGCCTGCCTGGCCCCGGAACAAGCGGTGGCCAGCCGCCGCCGGATTCTCGGGCGGGCAGCCGATGAACGAGAGTTGCTCGTCCCGGCGCACTTCGGCGGTGCGGGCGCCCTGGAAGTCCGGCGGACGAGCGGTGGGTTCGCCCTCGGCCCCTGGGCCGCGTTCAGCCCGAAGAAGTAGAGCGGGTCAGCTCTGCGGAACGTCCTTGACGAACACCATGCCGTCAGTGCCGGCCAGATGGGCCGGGTCAAACGGGGCGTAGCCGAACCAGGGGGATCCGCGGTGCGCGGGCAGCGTGTCGCCGAGGGCGGTGGCCAGCCGCGGGGCGTCGATGACGCAGCGGTCCTCCGGGAGCGTGTACAGGAGTCCCTCGACGGTGTCCGGCGGCGGAGTACCCACTCCCTGGTGCCGGATCGTGCCCAGCGCCGTGGCCACGAAGGCGTATCCCGCGCCGAGTTGGGCACTCACCAGCGCACCGGCGCCCCACCACTCCAGCGGCATCCCGCCCATCCGTGTCGTGCTCTTCGCCCGCTGGAGATGACCGTTGTGGGCATGGACCAGGGCCGGGCCCCGTTCCGCGAGGGCGAGGAGGTTGTGGGCCATCATCCGGTCCCGCACGCTCACCAGCCAGGTCATGCGGGCCGGTGAGGTGTCGGCCATCCAGAAGTGGTAGCGCAGCAGGCCGGTGGCGGTGCGCCCGTACAGACACGCCCGGTCCCAGTCGTCCCGCGAACTGGCCGCGAGCAGGTGCGGCATCTGTGTGTCGAGCAGTGCCACCAGATCGTCGGCGAGCAGCCGCAACTCCCGGGCCTCGGCCGACCGCCCCACGGACTGGGTCGGGTCCATCATCGCGGCGGGGTTGGCCCACCGGTCGTCGGCGCCGAGCAGGCGGTCGAGCGTGTCCCCGCCGCAGGGGAGCAGGTCCGCGTCCACCCGATCCGCGAGGTAGCCATGGAGTGCGGTGAGGGCCTGCCGGGGGCTCGCGGCGCCGGAGATCTCCAGCGGTCCGTCGAAACCGGCGAAGCGGATCCGCTCGGACGCGGGCCTGTCGTCGTTGTACGCGCGCATCCAGCGCACGAGCTCGCGGTTGGCCGCGGAGGTGCCCCAGCCGTGGCTGAATCCGCGCTCCATGACCTCGTCGAGCGTGCCGGTGCCCGAGGTGACGTGGTCGTCCACGACCAGGCCCATCAGGCAGTCGCTCTCGATCGCGATCGTCCGGTAGCCCTCCTGCTCGACAAGCTGCCGGAAGAGCTCGTTGCGCACGTCGAGCAGAGTGTCCTCGCCGTGGGTGGGCTCGCCCAGGGCGAGCAGCCGCGGCCGGGCCGGAAGCAGCCGCATGACGGCGGCGGCCTCGACGGCATGGGCGGTGTCCTTGATGTCGGTAGCCATGCCTTCAACGGTATCGTTGAACTTTCGGTTGAAACTTCTACGCGATATCGGCAGAACCATGGGACGAAACCTTCAAAGCGGCGAGCGGCTCAGGCCGGTCGATCTGGCGCGTGCGCACGGGCTGTCCACGCAGGCGGTCAGGAACTACGAGGAGACCGGCATCCTTCCGGCGGCCGGGCGCACACTCCACGGCTACCGCACCTACACCTCGCTGCACGCGGCGGCCCTGCGCGCGTTCCTCGCCCTGGTGCCCGGCCACGGCCACCGGACGGCGACGTCGATCATGCGGGCCGTGAACCAGGGCTCGCCCGAGGAGGCGTTCCGCCTCATCGACGAGAGCCACGCCCAGCTCCTCGACGATCGCCGGACCCTGAAGGCCGTGGAGACCGCCCTCCGCGACCTGGAGCGCACCACGGCACCCGAGCCCGATGCGGGGTCCGGTCCGGCGGCGGTGTCCAGCTCTGGCGGCACGTTCATCGGGCCGCTGGCGGAAAAGCTCGGCATCGGGCCCGCGACGCTGCGCACATGGGAGCGTGCCGGGCTGGTGCGCCCGCACCGCGACCCGCTGACCGGGTACCGCGTCTACGACGAGGCAGCCGTACGGGACGCCCGGCTGGCCCACCAACTCCGGCGCGGCGGCTACCTGCTGGAGCAGATCGCCCCGCTGATCGCCCAGGTGCGGGCGGCCGGCGGGCTGGAGCCGCTGCAGGCCACCCTGTGCGGCTGGCACGGTCGGCTGTCCGCCCGCGGGCGGGCGATGCTGAACGGGGCCGCGGAGCTGGAGGCGTATCTGCGCGAGCGCGGATGAGACGCCGGTCGCCGGCCGTGAACGGCGCCTCCCGATCGCCTACGGCCGAGGAGTGGACGTCTCCTCGTCGTCCACGAGCGCCAGCAGCGGCCCCTGTTCGTCCTCGGGGACGTAGCCGGCGTAATAGTCGTAGAGCGTGCGCCGCGAGATGCGGGCCGCCGCCTGGCCGTCCCGTACCCGGATCGCCTCCAGCACTTCCTGGTGGTGGCGGAGCGACTCCCGCATGAGCGCCGTGCTGTTGCGGGCATGGGCGACCTTGTCCGAGATCAGCGAGAGGACGGCGCCCCGGACCACCTGATTGCAGACCTCGATGAGGGAGTTGCGGCTGGCCACGGCCACCGCCTCGTGGAATGCCACATCCGCCTTGCTGAACTCCTCGTACCCCGCCTCGATCGCGTCCGACATGACGGCGAGCGTCCGCTCCATGGCGGACAGCTCCTCCTCGGAGCGCAGCCGAGCCGCCAGCAGGCTCGCAGAGCCGTCGAGGATCATGCGGAACGAGATCAACTCGGCCATCGACACATTGTCGAACTGGACGAGCCGGGTCATCTCCTTGGTCAGGCCGGCCGGGGAGAACGGCAGGATCTCCGGCCCGTTCGGATCACCCGGGCGCGAGCGGACGAGGCCGTTGCTCTCCAACACGCGCAGGGCCTCCCGCACGGTGGGCCGGCTCGCCCCGAACTGCGTCACCAACTCCCGTTCGCTCGGCAGCCGTTGACCGGGCTTGAGGTCACCTCGCGCGATCGCCTGCTCGATCTGCTCGACGATGCGCTGGTAGAGCCGTACCGGTGAGACCTGCCGGAACTGTGCACCGTCACTCACGGCTTCTTCCCTTCGAGCGTGGTACATGTCGTCTTCTCCCCGGTGGGCGCACCGGGGGCGCTGTCCGGCCAGTCCGGGACCGCGTCGGCGGGCCGGTTCCGTTCGTACCACGCCGCCGCCCTCAAAACGCCGAGATCGTCGAACCGGCGCCCCGCGATCTGCACCCCGACGGGTCGACGGTCCGCCGTAAAGCCGCAGTTGACGGTCGCCGCGGGCTGCCCGGACATGTTGTACGGCGCGGTGAAGCCGATGTGGGCCATGGTCTTCGCATCCCCCGCGAACGGCATCGGCTGCTCGGCGGGAAACGCCGCCACCGGAGCCACCGGCGAGAGCACCAGATCGTACGGGTCCGTCGCCGCCACGGTCCGCGCCTGGATGCGCATGATCTGCTGGTAGCACTCGAGCACCCGCGTGCCCGGCACGTCCGCGCCGCCCTGACACCACCTGATGATGTGGGGGTGGACACGCTGCCCGGCCTCGGGCGTCAGCGCGCGGAGGTCGTTCCAGGACCGCACCCGCCAGAACAGATCCAGGTCGTCCAGGAGGTCCTGGCGCATGAACGGCTCGACGGGCTCCACCACGGCTCCCGCCGCCTCGAAGACCGCGGCGGCGCGGTTCACCGCGGCGAGGACCTCGGCGTCGCACGGCTCCCCGCAGCCGGCGTCCAGGTGCACCCCCACCCGCAGTCCGCGCACCTCGCCGGCCGGCGCCGACCAGTCGATGTCCTGCGGCGGAAGGCTTGTCCAGTCCCGGGGATCCGGCTGGCTCAGCACACCCATGAACAGGGCCGCGTCCGCCACGGTGCGCGCCATGGGACCGGCGGCGCGCCCCAGGTACGGGGCGTCCAGCGGGATCCTCCCGTAGCTGGGCTTGAGCGTGGCCAGCCCCAGCCAGGTGCCCGGCAGCCGGATCGATCCCCCGATGTCGGTGCCCACGTGGAGCGGACCGTACCCCCCGGCGGCCGCGGCCCCCGCACCGGAGCTGGAACCGCCCGTGGTCCAGGCGGCGTTCCAGGGGCTGCGTGAGATGCCGTGCCGGCTGGAGACCCCCGAGGAGAGCATGCCCCAGTCCGGCATCACGGTCGACCCGAGGACCACCCCGCCGGATTCGAGGACCCGCGCGGTGATGGGCGCGTCCGCCTCGGGGACGACCGGCTCGGTCCCCGCGTTGCCCGAGGGCATGGGGACACCCCTGCGGGCGACGTTCTCCTTGAGTGTCACGGGTACGCCGTCGATGGGCCCGAGGGGTTCCCCCGCCGCCCATCGGGCCTCACTGGCCAGGGCCGCCTTGCGGGACGCCTCCGGATCCCGTACCCAGAACGCGTTGAGCACGCTCTCGCGCGCCTCGATCACCGACTGGACGGCGTCGTGGACCTGGACCGGCGACAACGTGCGGTCAGCGAATCGGGCCACCATCTCGACGGCCGGCATGGTGGCCAGGGCCTGTTCCGTGAGCACCCGCAGTCTCCTTCTCCCCCGGTTACCGCTGGGAGGTGCCCCTCGCGATACCTGGGAAATTCGAACCCTTGACAACAGCAGTTTCAGTCGTCACGGTACCTGGCAAATGAGCTTACTGGTCAGGCCAGTCACAAAGAAAGGTGTCGTCCATGACGGGGGACCCCGAGGTGGTGCGGCTCGCCGTCATACCGGGCGACGGAATCGGCCCTGAGGTCGTCGCGGCGACCGTGCCCGCGCTCCGGAGCGCGCTGGAGGCCGAAGGCCACCGGCTCGATGTGACCTCGTACGACTGGGGAGGCGAGCGGTACCTCCGGCAGGGCGCGGCGATGCCGGCCGACGCGGCCGACCTCGTCAAGCAGGCGGACGCCGTGCTGTTCGGCGCCGTCGGACGTCCCGATGTGCCGGAGCACGAACTGGTCTGGGGCCTGATCATCGGCCTGCGGCAGCAGCTCGACCTCGCCGTGAACCTCCGCCCGGTGCGCGCGTTCCCCGGCGTTCCCACCAAGGTGC
Coding sequences:
- a CDS encoding AraC family transcriptional regulator, with product MDVVSDAISAVHLGHPRSHRVRTSGSWCARLDPYDGAGFYVVVKGYCWLLTDGGTVVPLGVGDAVLLPHGTGHVIADSPVDAAVAKEKAVPFEQWLVAEGPRARPDRYKPDHYEPDHYETEMLCGTYWLDCSRMHPLMAELPEVVHLPRRVGGHLELRAAIDLLAGELDESRPGSCVALPNLLDLLLVYMIRSWMAETTCGAWPGALGDPVTAAALRAMHSNPAAPWSIDRLAAEAGVSRPTLARRFTTLVGRPPMTYLTWWRVILAATLLRDTPDTLATIAGRVGYGSPYALSHAFEREFGTTPGRYRAQAAARPSREPNRVSQAGS
- a CDS encoding MBL fold metallo-hydrolase, which gives rise to MMNENERVQSMVLGDVEVIRIIEWHRPFLPTSGMFPGATADVWKENEDWLAPDHWEPDSDRTVVALQTWVLRSGGRTVLVDTGAGNGRERPGMAPFFHQCQGDFLGLLTRAGVRPRDVDVVVNTHLHVDHVGWNTVDADGEWVPTFPNAQYLIPAADDSHYGPGHAQGNGLREVDRLIYEDSIAPIHRAGQAVLWDGRHRIDEHLTLESAPGHTPGSSVLRLASGSDRAVFVGDLLHSPVQILQPCCNSDACLAPEQAVASRRRILGRAADERELLVPAHFGGAGALEVRRTSGGFALGPWAAFSPKK
- a CDS encoding erythromycin esterase family protein — encoded protein: MATDIKDTAHAVEAAAVMRLLPARPRLLALGEPTHGEDTLLDVRNELFRQLVEQEGYRTIAIESDCLMGLVVDDHVTSGTGTLDEVMERGFSHGWGTSAANRELVRWMRAYNDDRPASERIRFAGFDGPLEISGAASPRQALTALHGYLADRVDADLLPCGGDTLDRLLGADDRWANPAAMMDPTQSVGRSAEARELRLLADDLVALLDTQMPHLLAASSRDDWDRACLYGRTATGLLRYHFWMADTSPARMTWLVSVRDRMMAHNLLALAERGPALVHAHNGHLQRAKSTTRMGGMPLEWWGAGALVSAQLGAGYAFVATALGTIRHQGVGTPPPDTVEGLLYTLPEDRCVIDAPRLATALGDTLPAHRGSPWFGYAPFDPAHLAGTDGMVFVKDVPQS
- a CDS encoding TioE family transcriptional regulator, with the translated sequence MGRNLQSGERLRPVDLARAHGLSTQAVRNYEETGILPAAGRTLHGYRTYTSLHAAALRAFLALVPGHGHRTATSIMRAVNQGSPEEAFRLIDESHAQLLDDRRTLKAVETALRDLERTTAPEPDAGSGPAAVSSSGGTFIGPLAEKLGIGPATLRTWERAGLVRPHRDPLTGYRVYDEAAVRDARLAHQLRRGGYLLEQIAPLIAQVRAAGGLEPLQATLCGWHGRLSARGRAMLNGAAELEAYLRERG
- a CDS encoding FadR/GntR family transcriptional regulator; protein product: MSDGAQFRQVSPVRLYQRIVEQIEQAIARGDLKPGQRLPSERELVTQFGASRPTVREALRVLESNGLVRSRPGDPNGPEILPFSPAGLTKEMTRLVQFDNVSMAELISFRMILDGSASLLAARLRSEEELSAMERTLAVMSDAIEAGYEEFSKADVAFHEAVAVASRNSLIEVCNQVVRGAVLSLISDKVAHARNSTALMRESLRHHQEVLEAIRVRDGQAAARISRRTLYDYYAGYVPEDEQGPLLALVDDEETSTPRP
- a CDS encoding amidase, translating into MLTEQALATMPAVEMVARFADRTLSPVQVHDAVQSVIEARESVLNAFWVRDPEASRKAALASEARWAAGEPLGPIDGVPVTLKENVARRGVPMPSGNAGTEPVVPEADAPITARVLESGGVVLGSTVMPDWGMLSSGVSSRHGISRSPWNAAWTTGGSSSGAGAAAAGGYGPLHVGTDIGGSIRLPGTWLGLATLKPSYGRIPLDAPYLGRAAGPMARTVADAALFMGVLSQPDPRDWTSLPPQDIDWSAPAGEVRGLRVGVHLDAGCGEPCDAEVLAAVNRAAAVFEAAGAVVEPVEPFMRQDLLDDLDLFWRVRSWNDLRALTPEAGQRVHPHIIRWCQGGADVPGTRVLECYQQIMRIQARTVAATDPYDLVLSPVAPVAAFPAEQPMPFAGDAKTMAHIGFTAPYNMSGQPAATVNCGFTADRRPVGVQIAGRRFDDLGVLRAAAWYERNRPADAVPDWPDSAPGAPTGEKTTCTTLEGKKP